The following are from one region of the Mixophyes fleayi isolate aMixFle1 chromosome 7, aMixFle1.hap1, whole genome shotgun sequence genome:
- the LOC142097016 gene encoding gamma-crystallin-1-like: MGKIIFYEDRNFQGRSYECSSDSSDLLSFFNRCGSIRVEHGNWMIYEFPNYGGCQFFLKRGEYPDFNQCLGFGDSIRSCRIIPQQTSCKIKIYEREDFKGQMMEFTEDCPQVYEKFRYQDIHSCNVLDGHWIFYDEPNYKGRQYYLRPGEYRKYSDWGAVNSRVGSFRRATDFH; encoded by the exons ATGGGAAAG ATCATCTTTTACGAGGACAGAAACTTCCAGGGCCGTTCTTATGAATGTAGCTCTGATAGCTCTGACTTGCTTTCCTTCTTCAACCGTTGTGGGTCAATCCGTGTTGAACATGGAAACTGGATGATCTATGAGTTTCCCAACTACGGGGGGTGTCAGTTTTTCTTAAAGAGAGGTGAATATCCTGATTTCAATCAATGTTTGGGCTTTGGAGACTCCATCAGATCCTGCAGGATTATaccccag CAAACTTCATGCAAGATTAAAATTTATGAGAGAGAAGATTTCAAAGGTCAAATGATGGAATTCACTGAAGATTGTCCACAAGTGTATGAGAAATTTCGCTACCAAGACATCCATTCCTGCAATGTTCTTGATGGACATTGGATATTCTATGATGAACCCAACTACAAGGGACGCCAGTATTACCTAAGACCTGGAGAGTACAGGAAATACAGCGACTGGGGTGCAGTGAACAGCAGGGTTGGCTCTTTCAGAAGAGCCACAGACTTTCACTAA